In the genome of Fulvivirga maritima, one region contains:
- the uvrC gene encoding excinuclease ABC subunit UvrC, with product MQVPKLKVDQRNILPQQPGVYKFYNKEDQLIYVGKAKSLRKRVASYFTKSHQLNRKTRKLISEIEAIAYTIADTEFDALLLENNLIKENQPKYNILLKDDKTFPYICIINERFPRIISTRKFIPTFGEYFGPFSSVSAMKNVLDLIRKLYTIRTCKLSLTPKNIKDHKFKVCLEYHIGNCQGPCEGLQSESDYDNDIEQARNILKGNLGVVKNYFKSHMLDASQELQFEKAQLFKEKLALLEKFQIKSTIVNPKLSELDVFSIVTEKQTAFINYMQVKNGAITLAKTIEVKKKLEEPNDEVLTLIAVALRDLHNSDHKEIISNEPINLGEGIINTVPKIGDKRKLLELSLKNSLEYKKEKLTYSGKKKQNETLVQLKLDLKLTEIPEHIECFDNSNLQGTNPVASMVCFKNGKPSKKDYRHFNIKTVVGPDDFASMKEIVHRRYRRLLNEDLPLPQLIVIDGGKGQLSSACEALKNLGLYGKIPIVGIAKRLEEIYFPEDSIPVHINKKSPSLLLLQRVRDEAHRFAITFHRQKRSINTFQTELEQIPGIGKNTTDKLLKEYKSITKIKKLSLEELSSSVGNQKAQIIIEHFNKGLNNKA from the coding sequence ATGCAAGTTCCTAAACTTAAAGTTGATCAAAGAAACATATTACCACAACAGCCCGGTGTCTACAAATTTTACAATAAGGAAGACCAACTGATATATGTTGGTAAAGCCAAAAGTCTCAGAAAACGAGTTGCTAGTTATTTCACAAAATCACACCAGCTCAACAGAAAGACAAGAAAGCTTATTTCTGAAATTGAAGCTATTGCTTATACCATTGCAGACACCGAGTTTGATGCACTATTATTAGAAAATAACCTTATCAAGGAGAATCAACCTAAATATAATATTCTCCTTAAAGACGATAAGACCTTTCCTTATATATGCATTATTAATGAGCGCTTCCCCCGTATAATTTCAACCAGAAAGTTTATACCTACTTTCGGTGAATATTTCGGGCCATTTTCCAGTGTTTCGGCAATGAAAAATGTGCTGGATCTCATTAGGAAGCTTTACACTATTCGAACTTGTAAATTAAGCCTTACTCCTAAAAATATTAAAGACCACAAATTCAAAGTATGTCTTGAATATCATATCGGGAACTGCCAAGGCCCTTGCGAAGGTTTACAAAGTGAAAGTGATTATGACAACGACATTGAGCAAGCAAGAAACATATTAAAAGGCAATCTCGGAGTTGTCAAAAACTACTTCAAAAGCCATATGTTGGATGCTTCTCAAGAATTACAATTTGAAAAAGCTCAATTATTTAAGGAAAAATTAGCGCTCTTAGAAAAATTCCAGATTAAGTCTACCATTGTTAACCCTAAACTTTCTGAACTAGATGTATTTAGTATAGTTACAGAAAAACAAACTGCATTTATCAATTATATGCAGGTGAAAAATGGAGCTATTACACTAGCCAAGACCATTGAGGTAAAGAAAAAATTAGAAGAACCCAATGACGAAGTACTTACATTAATTGCAGTCGCCCTAAGAGACCTACACAATAGCGATCATAAGGAAATCATTTCAAATGAACCTATTAATTTAGGTGAGGGGATAATTAATACAGTCCCTAAAATAGGTGATAAGCGCAAGCTGCTCGAACTATCATTAAAAAATTCATTAGAATACAAAAAGGAGAAGCTCACCTATTCAGGGAAGAAAAAGCAAAATGAAACATTAGTACAACTTAAGCTTGATTTAAAATTAACCGAAATCCCAGAGCATATAGAGTGCTTTGATAACAGTAACCTACAAGGTACCAACCCTGTAGCCTCAATGGTTTGTTTTAAAAATGGAAAACCCTCGAAGAAGGATTATCGCCATTTTAATATTAAAACAGTAGTTGGACCAGATGATTTCGCTTCAATGAAAGAAATAGTGCATCGGCGCTACCGAAGACTACTCAACGAAGACCTTCCACTACCTCAGTTAATAGTTATTGATGGAGGTAAAGGACAGCTAAGCAGTGCTTGTGAGGCACTAAAAAATTTAGGTTTGTACGGGAAAATTCCAATAGTGGGTATAGCCAAAAGATTAGAAGAAATTTACTTCCCCGAAGATAGTATACCAGTACACATCAATAAAAAATCTCCTTCTCTTTTACTCTTACAACGGGTAAGAGATGAAGCGCATAGATTTGCTATAACTTTTCACCGTCAAAAAAGAAGTATAAATACTTTCCAGACAGAGCTCGAACAGATCCCAGGCATTGGCAAAAACACTACAGATAAACTTCTTAAAGAGTATAAGTCCATCACAAAAATTAAAAAACTAAGCTTGGAAGAACTTAGCAGTTCCGTAGGAAATCAAAAAGCTCAAATCATAATCGAGCATTTTAATAAAGGGCTTAATAACAAAGCTTAA
- a CDS encoding SUMF1/EgtB/PvdO family nonheme iron enzyme → MHKVTRRFLYSLLLLAPAILGGCGLLGLSGGGGDQGELVGVPGREGWVMTLPYGMVPIPAGTFHMGQADEDPASTQINFNKQITIGSFYMDDTEITNNEYRQFINRLMEDSVSVLGEETIMNDYYPDTTVWVRDFAHHMGDPVQDYYYWHPGYDDYPVVGVNWEAAVYFSKWRTAYWADYRISIGEVPMPSFRLPNEAEWEYAARGGRDMAKYPWGNPYIRNAKGCMLANFKPGRGNYYDDGFAYTAPVAQYFANDYGLYDMAGNVAEWCLDDFSPVSVPTVWDLNPQFIDKRTDPTSADYDPEILPKKVIRGGSWKDVAYYLETGTRTFEFKDSVRAYIGFRNAMTHLGRSSGAEF, encoded by the coding sequence ATGCATAAAGTTACAAGAAGATTCCTCTACTCATTGTTGTTGTTGGCACCAGCAATATTAGGAGGTTGTGGACTCTTAGGCCTGAGTGGCGGAGGAGGTGACCAAGGCGAGCTGGTAGGCGTTCCGGGTCGTGAAGGCTGGGTAATGACACTACCCTATGGTATGGTACCGATTCCTGCAGGAACGTTCCACATGGGGCAGGCTGATGAAGATCCTGCTTCGACACAAATTAATTTCAACAAGCAAATAACAATCGGTTCATTCTATATGGATGATACCGAGATTACTAATAACGAGTATCGTCAATTTATTAACCGTTTGATGGAAGACTCTGTTAGTGTGCTGGGTGAAGAGACTATCATGAATGATTATTACCCTGACACTACCGTTTGGGTAAGAGACTTTGCTCACCACATGGGAGACCCTGTTCAGGATTACTATTACTGGCACCCTGGCTATGATGACTATCCTGTAGTAGGTGTAAACTGGGAAGCTGCCGTTTATTTTAGTAAGTGGAGAACTGCTTACTGGGCTGATTATAGAATTAGCATCGGCGAAGTACCTATGCCGTCTTTCAGATTACCTAACGAAGCTGAATGGGAATATGCAGCTAGAGGTGGTCGTGATATGGCTAAGTATCCTTGGGGTAACCCTTATATCAGAAACGCAAAAGGTTGTATGTTGGCTAACTTTAAACCAGGCAGAGGTAATTATTACGATGATGGTTTTGCATACACAGCTCCAGTAGCACAGTATTTTGCTAATGATTACGGTCTATATGATATGGCTGGTAATGTAGCTGAATGGTGTTTGGATGATTTCAGTCCTGTTTCAGTGCCCACAGTATGGGATCTTAACCCACAATTTATTGATAAGCGTACTGATCCTACCAGTGCAGATTACGATCCAGAAATTCTTCCTAAGAAAGTTATTCGTGGAGGATCTTGGAAAGACGTAGCTTATTATTTGGAAACAGGAACTAGAACTTTTGAATTTAAGGATTCGGTAAGAGCCTACATTGGCTTTAGAAATGCTATGACTCATTTGGGTAGATCTTCAGGAGCCGAATTTTAG
- a CDS encoding transglycosylase domain-containing protein gives MDFKNILQKFRTKSTKKSKGFKFAVLALWIFFFIVVILLPIYILTVNVNLFGLYGGMPSLKALENPENDLSSELISADGVSLGRYFRYNRSQVTYDELSPELVNTLLSSEDHRFYKHPGIDFQGLIRAVVGKLTFNYAGGGSTITMQLAENLFNTMTENEGSLYKINGLKQIIIKTKEWMIAAHLERNFTKEEIIAMYFNTVSFGSNAYGIKAAAETFFGKQPSELNYDESAVLVGLLQGTYAFSPVYNYESSVKKRNQVLGKIYRHGHITQEVLDSLRTSPIDLESYDVANQNKGLATYFRTVIRRDLIEWSEQNGYDLWEDGLKIYTTIDSRMQRYAEEAVTEHMSKLQELFDDHWGDRNPWINEGKEIPNFLESRFKRTEHYRELVKKYGRDSDSLKIMMNKPRKMTVFSWGGEKDTLMSPLDSINYYKRFLQTGLMSMDPHTGHIKAWVGGIDHKYFKYDHVKQGKRQPGSTFKPFVYGTAIEQGYPPCFEVPDVMVTFNLPEGGTWTTPNSDGKYGTGDKMTIRQGMARSVNTITSYLMKEVTPKNVVDFAHRVGIESHLDEVPSLCLGVSDVCIYELVGAYSTFANNGIYTKPYYITRIEDKNGNVIENFVPKTRQAISQSTAYKMLYMLRGGVEERGGTSVGIDRELKINNEVGGKTGTTNNASDGWYMGVTKDLVTGVWVGGDERSIHFRNWISGQGGRTARPIWEKYMLKVYNDKDLAIEKGPFERPIGGIDVNLDCSRYNQVSSDSTEADEGEDEQMWDDSDFNN, from the coding sequence ATGGACTTTAAAAACATTCTACAAAAATTCAGAACTAAATCCACTAAGAAGTCAAAGGGGTTTAAATTCGCAGTACTAGCGTTGTGGATTTTTTTCTTTATCGTAGTGATATTGCTACCTATTTATATCCTTACGGTTAATGTAAACCTATTCGGATTATATGGAGGCATGCCCAGCCTTAAAGCCTTGGAAAATCCTGAAAATGACCTCTCTTCAGAATTAATTTCCGCTGATGGTGTTTCTCTAGGTCGTTATTTTAGATATAACAGAAGCCAGGTAACTTATGATGAGCTATCTCCGGAACTGGTTAATACCCTACTTTCTTCGGAAGACCACCGTTTCTATAAGCACCCAGGAATCGACTTTCAAGGTCTTATAAGAGCCGTAGTGGGTAAATTAACGTTCAACTATGCAGGAGGTGGTAGTACCATCACTATGCAGCTGGCAGAGAACCTCTTCAACACTATGACGGAGAACGAGGGTAGCCTTTATAAAATAAATGGACTTAAGCAGATAATCATCAAAACCAAAGAATGGATGATTGCGGCTCATTTAGAAAGAAATTTCACTAAAGAAGAAATAATAGCCATGTACTTTAACACCGTTTCATTCGGTAGTAACGCATATGGTATCAAAGCTGCGGCTGAAACATTCTTCGGTAAGCAGCCTAGTGAACTTAATTATGATGAATCTGCTGTATTAGTAGGTCTATTACAAGGAACCTATGCTTTTAGCCCAGTATATAATTACGAGAGTTCAGTAAAGAAGAGAAACCAGGTGCTAGGGAAAATTTACCGACATGGGCATATCACCCAAGAGGTATTAGATTCACTTCGCACAAGCCCTATTGACTTGGAAAGTTATGATGTAGCCAACCAAAATAAAGGATTAGCTACTTACTTTAGAACTGTAATCAGGCGTGATCTTATAGAATGGTCTGAGCAAAATGGATATGACCTTTGGGAAGATGGCTTAAAAATCTATACCACCATAGATAGCCGAATGCAGCGTTATGCAGAAGAAGCGGTTACAGAACATATGTCCAAACTCCAAGAGTTATTCGATGATCACTGGGGAGACAGAAACCCTTGGATCAATGAAGGAAAAGAGATACCTAATTTCTTAGAATCTCGCTTTAAACGTACTGAACATTACAGAGAACTGGTAAAAAAATATGGTCGTGATTCTGATAGCCTCAAAATCATGATGAATAAGCCGCGTAAAATGACGGTTTTCAGCTGGGGAGGTGAAAAAGATACTCTTATGAGTCCGTTGGACTCTATCAACTATTATAAACGCTTTTTACAAACAGGTCTCATGTCTATGGATCCTCACACTGGCCATATTAAAGCTTGGGTGGGTGGTATTGACCATAAATATTTTAAATATGATCACGTAAAGCAAGGTAAAAGGCAGCCGGGTTCTACCTTCAAGCCCTTTGTTTACGGCACGGCTATAGAGCAGGGTTACCCTCCATGCTTTGAAGTACCTGATGTGATGGTAACTTTCAACCTTCCTGAAGGTGGCACATGGACTACCCCTAACTCAGATGGCAAGTATGGTACCGGAGACAAAATGACCATCAGACAAGGAATGGCAAGGTCTGTAAATACGATCACTTCATATCTCATGAAAGAAGTCACTCCTAAAAATGTAGTGGACTTTGCTCATAGAGTAGGTATAGAGAGCCACCTAGATGAAGTGCCTTCGTTATGTCTTGGAGTTAGTGATGTTTGTATTTATGAACTTGTGGGAGCATATAGCACCTTTGCTAATAATGGTATATACACCAAACCATATTACATCACCAGAATTGAAGATAAGAATGGTAATGTTATTGAAAATTTCGTTCCTAAAACAAGACAAGCTATCAGTCAATCTACAGCCTATAAAATGCTTTACATGCTACGAGGTGGTGTGGAGGAAAGAGGTGGTACCTCTGTAGGTATTGATAGAGAATTAAAAATCAACAACGAGGTAGGTGGTAAAACAGGAACTACCAATAATGCTTCAGATGGCTGGTATATGGGTGTAACAAAAGACCTCGTAACCGGAGTTTGGGTAGGAGGTGATGAACGAAGCATACACTTCAGAAACTGGATATCCGGTCAAGGAGGAAGAACTGCAAGACCAATTTGGGAAAAGTATATGCTCAAGGTTTATAATGATAAAGACCTGGCCATAGAAAAAGGTCCGTTTGAGCGCCCAATTGGTGGCATTGACGTCAACCTGGACTGTAGCAGGTATAATCAGGTATCTTCTGATTCCACAGAAGCAGATGAAGGTGAAGATGAACAAATGTGGGATGATTCAGATTTCAATAATTAA
- the gldN gene encoding type IX secretion system protein PorN/GldN: MINCKKFILVVFIGLLATPMLAQKSELDQYNPNSIEPIAKYEHLFKRRVWRTIDLKEKQNKGFFARGGEITAFILDAIRSGELVDLYTNDSLTTKMSKDEFLNRLVYQEGLEIAPWEPGVEYYEGDQVKYNGVVYSAIFDEITSVPSESPDDWEATPGVGSAILFLPRQISILRLMEDMIFDKRRSRLYYKPQSIQLIIPGSETLDGVELPLVVLKYKDLYKLFKDHPETAIWINRYNSAENKNFADALSLREFRSTLFKFENPDDDPIVDMYKNRMEAVMASEWWEMELMEKEHNLWEY; this comes from the coding sequence ATGATAAACTGTAAAAAATTTATACTTGTTGTCTTTATAGGATTGTTGGCCACTCCTATGTTAGCGCAGAAGAGTGAATTGGATCAATATAATCCTAATTCAATAGAGCCCATAGCAAAGTATGAGCATCTGTTTAAAAGGCGAGTATGGCGAACAATTGATTTAAAAGAAAAGCAAAATAAAGGATTCTTTGCAAGAGGTGGCGAGATAACTGCTTTTATCCTCGATGCTATTCGATCTGGTGAACTAGTGGATTTATATACTAATGATTCACTAACTACAAAGATGAGCAAGGATGAATTTTTAAACAGATTAGTTTATCAAGAAGGTCTTGAAATAGCTCCTTGGGAACCAGGTGTAGAGTACTACGAAGGTGATCAGGTAAAATATAACGGTGTAGTTTATTCGGCTATTTTCGATGAGATTACTTCTGTTCCTTCTGAATCACCAGATGATTGGGAAGCTACTCCTGGAGTAGGTAGTGCAATTCTGTTCTTACCTCGTCAGATCAGTATTTTGAGGTTAATGGAAGATATGATTTTCGATAAAAGAAGATCAAGACTTTATTATAAACCTCAGAGTATCCAGTTAATTATACCTGGCTCTGAAACTCTTGATGGAGTAGAGTTGCCATTGGTAGTGCTTAAATACAAAGACTTGTATAAGTTGTTTAAGGATCATCCTGAAACAGCTATATGGATCAATAGATACAACAGTGCTGAAAATAAGAATTTTGCTGATGCATTATCTTTAAGAGAATTTAGATCTACTTTGTTTAAATTCGAAAACCCTGATGATGATCCTATTGTAGATATGTACAAGAATAGGATGGAAGCTGTAATGGCATCTGAATGGTGGGAGATGGAACTGATGGAAAAAGAACACAACCTTTGGGAATATTAA
- the gldM gene encoding type IX secretion system protein PorM/GldM: MAGGKETPRQKMIGMMYMVLTALLALNVSSAVLEKFVFIDETLKESGVALSEKNNKTLTNITAEVKKKGDRGPDVKVLKSAQDVRNMTQDILTYMDGLRTRMAEETGGYDPETHELKGAKDTEGVANIMIKNKEGEKLKSQLNDYSQKLASVTGSEFTPLARDAAEIPMAASDPDQKMKDFSEYYFGDTPTAAGMATISQLETELLGYESRALEILAEKVGAKDVEFDKVVPLIRPTSNVVASGADFEADLFITAAASGMNPTFSYNGKEVPAETNEFGIKYGKVKFAAKATSYDPKTLMSEQKFKAQINLNDSTYTIDHTYYVVKPVIQVRSAALQALYMNCGNELDIQVPALGTSYNPSFSSSEATVVKGNKPGLVVVVPKGRSKVNLTVSNGGNVLGTERFDVKKVPAPNIEITSRNRPVDFENGVASAALTTIKVSAEAEENFAREVPNDARYRVRKINVKLARSGRQIKTGDFSSENIDLRAWRSLFRAGDNLIIKVEDVSRRTYQGENERVKPTTSIYNIPIK, encoded by the coding sequence ATGGCTGGCGGAAAAGAAACCCCAAGACAGAAGATGATCGGCATGATGTACATGGTGTTAACAGCCCTGTTAGCACTAAACGTAAGTAGTGCCGTATTAGAGAAGTTTGTCTTTATAGATGAAACATTAAAGGAATCTGGAGTTGCGTTATCTGAAAAGAATAATAAAACTTTAACAAATATTACTGCAGAGGTTAAGAAGAAGGGTGATCGTGGACCGGACGTTAAAGTGCTTAAAAGTGCTCAAGATGTTCGCAACATGACGCAAGATATCTTAACTTACATGGACGGCCTAAGAACCAGAATGGCTGAAGAAACCGGAGGTTACGATCCTGAAACGCACGAGCTTAAAGGTGCTAAGGATACTGAAGGTGTAGCTAATATAATGATTAAGAATAAGGAGGGTGAAAAGTTAAAATCACAGTTAAATGACTATTCTCAAAAATTAGCATCTGTAACGGGATCTGAATTTACTCCTTTAGCAAGAGATGCTGCTGAAATACCTATGGCGGCTTCTGATCCTGATCAAAAAATGAAAGATTTCTCTGAATATTATTTTGGAGATACTCCTACAGCAGCTGGTATGGCAACTATTAGTCAACTTGAAACTGAGCTTTTGGGTTACGAGTCACGAGCACTAGAAATTTTGGCTGAGAAAGTTGGAGCTAAAGATGTAGAATTTGACAAAGTGGTGCCTTTGATTAGGCCAACTTCTAACGTTGTTGCCTCTGGTGCTGATTTTGAAGCAGACTTATTTATAACTGCTGCTGCATCTGGTATGAACCCTACATTTAGTTACAATGGTAAAGAAGTGCCTGCTGAAACTAATGAATTTGGCATCAAATATGGTAAGGTGAAGTTTGCTGCAAAAGCAACTAGCTATGACCCTAAAACTTTGATGTCAGAGCAAAAATTCAAGGCTCAGATTAACTTGAATGATAGTACTTATACTATTGATCATACTTATTACGTTGTAAAACCAGTAATACAAGTTAGATCAGCTGCTTTACAAGCTTTGTATATGAACTGTGGAAATGAATTGGATATTCAGGTACCTGCTTTAGGTACAAGCTATAATCCTTCTTTCTCTTCTTCAGAAGCAACAGTTGTAAAAGGTAACAAACCGGGTCTTGTAGTAGTTGTACCTAAAGGTAGATCAAAAGTTAATCTTACTGTTAGTAATGGAGGTAATGTACTTGGAACTGAAAGGTTTGATGTTAAGAAGGTACCTGCTCCAAATATTGAGATTACTTCAAGGAATAGGCCTGTTGATTTCGAGAATGGTGTAGCATCGGCTGCTTTAACTACTATCAAAGTTAGTGCTGAAGCGGAGGAAAATTTCGCACGTGAAGTTCCAAATGATGCAAGATATAGAGTAAGAAAAATTAATGTTAAGTTGGCCAGATCAGGCAGACAAATTAAGACCGGAGACTTTTCATCAGAAAATATAGATTTAAGAGCTTGGAGGTCATTGTTTAGAGCTGGAGATAACTTAATTATAAAGGTGGAGGATGTTAGTAGAAGAACATATCAAGGTGAAAATGAGAGAGTGAAGCCTACTACTTCTATCTATAATATCCCAATAAAATAA
- the gldL gene encoding T9SS inner membrane protein PorL/GldL, with protein sequence MSKKKGGLAELVYKTIMPKVYGIGAAVVIIGALFKLLHLKGANEMLILGLGTEALIFFLSAFEPPHAEPDWAKVYPELAEDYEGVATAPRISNKPVANTSNGNSTSQQLDKMMEKAKIGPELIESLGKGMKSMADSASKMSNLADAAAATNDYAKNVKTASQSLSDMNKSYATTAQAMSSMADATKDSKEYHTQVQNVTKNLSALNAVYEMELKDADSHVKAMNKFYTNMAGALEGMTKAGEKTKTFANELDKLTTNLTSLNTVYGNMLTAMRGSSPKQG encoded by the coding sequence ATGAGTAAAAAAAAAGGTGGACTAGCGGAACTTGTTTATAAAACCATAATGCCTAAGGTTTATGGTATAGGTGCAGCCGTAGTTATTATAGGTGCTTTATTTAAACTTTTACACTTAAAAGGCGCTAATGAGATGTTGATCCTAGGTCTAGGTACTGAGGCGTTAATTTTCTTTTTAAGTGCTTTTGAACCCCCACACGCAGAGCCGGATTGGGCAAAAGTTTACCCTGAATTAGCAGAAGACTATGAAGGAGTGGCTACTGCTCCACGTATATCTAATAAACCAGTTGCTAATACTAGTAATGGAAACTCTACTAGTCAGCAATTAGATAAAATGATGGAAAAGGCTAAAATTGGTCCTGAGTTGATCGAAAGCCTTGGAAAAGGAATGAAGAGTATGGCTGACTCAGCTTCAAAAATGTCAAACTTGGCTGATGCTGCTGCTGCTACTAACGATTATGCTAAAAACGTAAAAACTGCTTCTCAGTCACTATCTGACATGAACAAGTCTTATGCAACTACTGCTCAGGCTATGTCTTCTATGGCAGATGCGACTAAAGATTCTAAAGAATACCATACACAAGTACAAAATGTAACTAAGAACCTTAGTGCTCTTAATGCTGTGTATGAAATGGAATTGAAAGATGCTGATAGTCACGTTAAAGCAATGAATAAATTCTACACTAACATGGCCGGAGCCTTAGAAGGTATGACCAAAGCTGGTGAGAAGACTAAGACATTTGCTAACGAATTAGATAAGCTTACAACAAACCTTACTTCATTGAACACAGTGTATGGTAACATGCTTACTGCAATGAGAGGATCTAGCCCTAAACAAGGATAA